In a genomic window of Corvus hawaiiensis isolate bCorHaw1 chromosome Z, bCorHaw1.pri.cur, whole genome shotgun sequence:
- the NIPSNAP3A gene encoding protein NipSnap homolog 3A isoform X2, translated as MKEFLELANEHFHFCPARSELVGFWYTDLGALNKVLHIWKYDNFAHRTAVRHALANDKDWQGKFISVVRPMIEKQHNEVAYLVPWCQLGKPPKEGGVYEWVTFQMKPGGPALWGEAFQAAINAHINTGYTRLIGVFHTEYGLLNTVHVLWWNESPDHRAAGRHSAHEDARVVAAVRDSVRFLESQQNVLLIPMQCSPLK; from the exons ATGAAGGAGTTTTTGGAATTGGCCAACGAGCACTTTCACTTTTGCCCAGCTCGCTCGGAGCTGGTAGGATTCTGGTACACGGACCTGGGAGCACTGAATAAGGTGCTTCACATTTGGAAGTACG ATAATTTTGCCCACAGAACAGCAGTCCGGCATGCACTAGCCAATGACAAAGACTGGCAGGGAAAATTCATCTCTGTGGTTCGCCCCATGATTGAGAAGCAGCACAATGAGGTTGCTTATCTGGTACCCTGGTGTCAACTTGGGAAGCCTCCAAAAGAAGGGG GGGTATATGAATGGGTTACTTTCCAGATGAAGCCTGGTGGGCCAGCATTGTGGGGTGAAGCATTTCAAGCTGCAATCAACGCTCACATCAACACAGGATATACCAGGCTGATCGGTGTTTTCCATACAGAATATGGATTACTTAACACAG TCCATGTGTTATGGTGGAACGAGAGCCCAGATCACCGGGCAGCAGGCAGACACAGTGCCCATGAAGATGCCAGAGTCGTAGCAGCTG TGCGCGACAGCGTCAGATTCTTGGAGTCCCAGCAAAATGTGCTTCTGATTCCTATGCAATGCTCACCGCTGAAGTAA
- the NIPSNAP3A gene encoding protein NipSnap homolog 3A isoform X1, with translation MLPPALLRRPLAAAARLALPRAGPQIRLATGPRQNNGIFYEIRTYDIKPAKMKEFLELANEHFHFCPARSELVGFWYTDLGALNKVLHIWKYDNFAHRTAVRHALANDKDWQGKFISVVRPMIEKQHNEVAYLVPWCQLGKPPKEGGVYEWVTFQMKPGGPALWGEAFQAAINAHINTGYTRLIGVFHTEYGLLNTVHVLWWNESPDHRAAGRHSAHEDARVVAAVRDSVRFLESQQNVLLIPMQCSPLK, from the exons ATGCTTCCGCCGGCGCTGCTCCGCCGGccgctcgccgccgccgcccgcctggCCCTGCCGCGCGCCGGCCCACAG atacgCCTTGCTACAGGGCCCAGACAAAATAATGGAATTTTCTATGAAATTCGCACATATGATATTAAGCCAGCGAAGATGAAGGAGTTTTTGGAATTGGCCAACGAGCACTTTCACTTTTGCCCAGCTCGCTCGGAGCTGGTAGGATTCTGGTACACGGACCTGGGAGCACTGAATAAGGTGCTTCACATTTGGAAGTACG ATAATTTTGCCCACAGAACAGCAGTCCGGCATGCACTAGCCAATGACAAAGACTGGCAGGGAAAATTCATCTCTGTGGTTCGCCCCATGATTGAGAAGCAGCACAATGAGGTTGCTTATCTGGTACCCTGGTGTCAACTTGGGAAGCCTCCAAAAGAAGGGG GGGTATATGAATGGGTTACTTTCCAGATGAAGCCTGGTGGGCCAGCATTGTGGGGTGAAGCATTTCAAGCTGCAATCAACGCTCACATCAACACAGGATATACCAGGCTGATCGGTGTTTTCCATACAGAATATGGATTACTTAACACAG TCCATGTGTTATGGTGGAACGAGAGCCCAGATCACCGGGCAGCAGGCAGACACAGTGCCCATGAAGATGCCAGAGTCGTAGCAGCTG TGCGCGACAGCGTCAGATTCTTGGAGTCCCAGCAAAATGTGCTTCTGATTCCTATGCAATGCTCACCGCTGAAGTAA